A window of Haliscomenobacter hydrossis DSM 1100 contains these coding sequences:
- a CDS encoding efflux RND transporter periplasmic adaptor subunit, whose product MKKSLLLLAALCYLLVACNSNSPEAEADQPQDAAVELEALAYTLYTSKSELFVEFKPLVVGTESRFAAHFTALGDLFKAIGKGTVKLSLVGEGASQSITATEPEVPGIFRLRMTPEKAGNYKLVFDIQTPIYTDQIIIENVKVYPDEKTAIAQQPEASGGGNDITYLKEQAWKVEFANAPAQIELFSEVIRTGGQILAAPGDEAVVTTQISGVVSFTGKNFLPGSSIPAGMSLFTVKSNEVVQSNLGAEVTKAETDLATTKKNFERASELIKDKIISEREFLEAQLRYENAQTQLKAVSVSRNFNQNRQRISTPMGGFLKNILVENGQFVNAGQPLATISKNKKLLLRADVSQRYFSKLAAITAANFKTTDSEQVFNTGQLNGKVLSFGKTAVANSPFVPFTFEMDNVGNFIPGSVVEVFLQAASQPALVVPVTALLEEQGVFYVYVQTEGESFQKREVKIGAADGLRVQILSGIAEGERVVTKGAYQIKLSTASGTLPAHGHEH is encoded by the coding sequence ATGAAAAAGTCATTGCTGCTACTGGCAGCGTTGTGCTATCTATTGGTGGCCTGCAACAGCAATTCGCCCGAGGCGGAAGCTGATCAGCCTCAAGATGCAGCTGTTGAACTCGAAGCCTTAGCTTATACCCTCTACACTAGCAAAAGCGAACTTTTTGTGGAATTCAAACCCTTAGTGGTAGGAACTGAGAGCCGTTTTGCAGCGCACTTCACCGCGCTCGGAGATTTGTTCAAAGCCATTGGCAAAGGTACGGTCAAACTTTCGCTGGTAGGCGAAGGAGCCAGTCAGTCCATCACGGCTACGGAACCAGAAGTGCCCGGCATTTTTCGCTTGCGCATGACGCCTGAAAAAGCCGGGAACTACAAACTGGTTTTTGATATCCAAACGCCTATCTATACCGATCAAATCATCATCGAAAACGTAAAAGTTTATCCTGATGAAAAAACCGCAATTGCTCAACAACCCGAAGCGTCGGGCGGGGGCAACGACATTACTTACCTAAAAGAACAGGCCTGGAAAGTGGAATTTGCCAACGCCCCCGCTCAAATAGAACTTTTCAGTGAAGTCATTCGGACGGGAGGACAGATTCTGGCAGCTCCTGGCGACGAAGCAGTGGTGACCACGCAGATCAGTGGGGTTGTTTCATTTACTGGAAAAAACTTTCTCCCTGGCAGTAGCATTCCCGCTGGCATGTCGCTTTTCACTGTAAAAAGTAACGAAGTGGTGCAAAGCAACCTGGGGGCAGAAGTGACCAAAGCAGAGACGGATTTGGCTACCACCAAAAAGAATTTTGAACGTGCCAGTGAATTGATCAAAGACAAAATCATTTCCGAACGGGAATTTTTGGAGGCACAATTGCGCTATGAAAATGCCCAAACACAACTCAAGGCTGTATCCGTTTCCAGAAATTTCAACCAAAACCGGCAAAGGATCAGCACACCAATGGGTGGTTTTTTGAAAAACATCCTGGTGGAAAACGGGCAATTTGTAAACGCCGGGCAACCATTAGCTACCATTTCCAAAAACAAAAAATTGCTCTTGCGGGCCGATGTGTCACAACGATACTTCTCAAAACTTGCAGCGATCACGGCAGCCAATTTTAAAACCACCGATAGCGAACAGGTTTTTAATACCGGCCAATTGAATGGCAAGGTCTTGTCTTTTGGTAAAACTGCGGTGGCCAATTCTCCCTTCGTGCCCTTTACCTTTGAAATGGACAATGTCGGTAATTTCATTCCCGGCTCCGTAGTAGAAGTGTTTTTGCAAGCAGCTTCCCAACCCGCTTTGGTGGTGCCAGTGACCGCATTGCTGGAAGAACAAGGTGTTTTTTACGTGTACGTACAAACCGAAGGGGAAAGTTTCCAGAAACGGGAAGTAAAAATTGGTGCAGCGGATGGACTCCGGGTACAGATCCTTTCCGGCATTGCCGAAGGCGAACGGGTAGTGACCAAAGGGGCGTATCAAATTAAATTGTCAACCGCGTCAGGTACCTTGCCTGCACATGGACACGAACACTAA
- a CDS encoding efflux RND transporter permease subunit has translation MLNKIIDFALHNRLFVIVASVLLIVFGSYVASRMEVDVFPDLTAPTVVVLTEAHGMAPEEVEKLVTFPLETAVNGATNVRRVRSSSSAGISIVWVEFEWNTDIFKARQIVNEKIVAISERLPVGVGTPTMAPQASIMGEIMLISLTADSTSQMDLRTIADWSLRPRLLATGGVAQVIVIGGEYKQYQILASPQKMNYFGVSFNELLKACQEANGNSSGGFLNEYSNEYIVRGMGRTSDLAELGKSVIKTTAQGTVKIEDVAKLQIGASPKIGDGSLRGKPAVILTVMKQPATNTLALTETIDRAVADLSKTLPSDVEINTRIFRQADFIKASISNIQKTLLEGSVFVVIILLLFLMNWRATLISLLAIPISLIVAILTLRWLGFTINTMSLGGMAIAIGALVDDAIIDVENVFKRLKQNAALAPTERRGILPVVFDASVEIRTSIINATFIIIVAFVPLFFLSGMEGKLLAPLGIAFIVSLFASLIVSITLTPVLASYLLSNEKMLQRQHGESWLVRNLQNGYTVVLKAAMQAKFVVIALALVLLGVAIYLLSGLGRSFLPEFNEGSLVISSVSLPGISLAESNKIGNRVEAELLSIPEIQTTTRRTGRAELDEHAQGVNAAEIDAPFVLKDRTRAEFMEEVRAKLANVSGANITIGQPIGHRIDHMLSGTRANIAIKIFGADLAKLFSLSNEIKTAISAIDGLVDLSVEQQIEIPQVQIKAKRDLLNHYGISIGAFNEFVDVAFAGEKVSEIYEGSKSFDLILRFDDANRGTIENIRNTLIDGADGQKIPLHSVAEIVSTSGPNTINRENVQRKTVVSVNVVGRDQKSAVEEIQKVVAENIQLPEGYRIEYGGQFEAEAEASKTLMFTSLLSLLVIFLLLFQEFKDLKMASIILLNLPLALIGGVFSIWVTSGILSIPAIIGFITLFGVATRNGILLVSRYQTLQNEGKPLYETVISGSIDRLSPILMTALTAGLALIPLAIAGDLPGNEIQSPMAKVILGGLLTSTLLNVFIVPVVYFLIHTKKEVQ, from the coding sequence ATGCTGAATAAAATAATTGATTTTGCACTGCACAATCGCTTGTTCGTCATTGTAGCCTCGGTTTTGCTCATCGTGTTTGGTTCCTATGTCGCCTCGCGGATGGAAGTAGATGTATTTCCTGACCTCACTGCACCAACGGTGGTGGTACTCACCGAAGCACACGGGATGGCCCCCGAAGAAGTCGAAAAACTAGTGACTTTCCCTCTGGAAACGGCAGTCAATGGCGCTACCAATGTACGCCGGGTTCGCTCCTCTTCTTCAGCGGGTATTTCCATTGTATGGGTGGAGTTTGAATGGAATACCGATATTTTTAAAGCCCGGCAGATTGTCAACGAAAAGATAGTTGCCATCAGCGAACGGCTCCCGGTCGGCGTTGGCACGCCAACAATGGCCCCGCAAGCGAGCATCATGGGCGAAATCATGCTGATCAGCCTAACTGCCGACAGTACTTCCCAAATGGATTTGCGTACCATTGCCGACTGGTCGCTGCGCCCGCGCTTACTGGCTACTGGCGGTGTAGCTCAGGTAATCGTCATTGGCGGCGAGTACAAGCAATACCAAATCCTGGCTTCTCCCCAAAAAATGAACTACTTCGGGGTATCCTTCAATGAGCTTTTAAAAGCTTGTCAGGAAGCCAATGGCAATTCATCGGGTGGTTTTTTGAACGAATACAGCAACGAGTACATCGTGCGCGGCATGGGCAGAACCAGCGATCTGGCTGAACTCGGAAAATCGGTCATCAAAACGACAGCACAGGGAACGGTGAAAATTGAGGACGTAGCTAAACTCCAAATTGGGGCTTCACCCAAAATCGGAGATGGCTCTCTGCGCGGCAAACCTGCGGTGATCCTCACCGTGATGAAGCAACCGGCTACCAATACCCTGGCTTTGACGGAAACCATCGATCGTGCTGTTGCCGATTTGTCGAAAACCCTTCCTTCCGATGTTGAGATCAACACCCGTATTTTCAGGCAAGCGGATTTCATCAAAGCTTCCATCAGCAACATTCAAAAAACCTTGTTGGAAGGCAGTGTTTTTGTGGTGATTATTCTCCTCTTGTTTTTGATGAACTGGCGCGCCACCCTCATTTCCTTGTTGGCCATTCCTATTTCTCTGATCGTCGCCATTTTAACCTTGCGCTGGTTGGGTTTTACGATCAACACCATGAGCCTGGGAGGTATGGCCATTGCCATCGGTGCCTTGGTGGATGATGCCATTATTGATGTTGAAAACGTATTCAAACGTTTAAAACAGAATGCTGCTTTGGCGCCCACTGAGCGACGAGGAATCCTCCCCGTCGTTTTTGACGCTTCGGTAGAAATTCGAACCAGCATCATCAATGCTACCTTCATCATCATTGTGGCTTTTGTGCCCCTGTTTTTTTTGTCGGGCATGGAAGGTAAGCTACTGGCACCGCTAGGCATCGCCTTCATTGTGTCCTTGTTTGCCTCGCTCATCGTGTCCATCACCCTTACGCCGGTGCTGGCCAGTTACCTGTTGTCAAACGAAAAAATGTTGCAACGACAGCATGGCGAAAGCTGGTTGGTGCGGAACTTACAAAACGGGTATACTGTAGTGCTAAAAGCAGCCATGCAGGCCAAATTCGTAGTCATTGCCTTAGCTTTGGTATTGCTCGGCGTGGCGATTTATCTGCTTTCCGGTTTGGGGCGGAGCTTTTTACCGGAATTCAATGAAGGTTCACTGGTCATTTCTTCGGTCAGTTTACCCGGCATTTCCTTGGCGGAGAGCAACAAAATTGGGAACAGAGTAGAAGCTGAATTGCTCAGTATCCCCGAAATCCAAACCACCACCCGACGTACGGGCAGAGCTGAACTAGACGAACATGCCCAAGGGGTGAACGCTGCCGAAATAGACGCGCCATTTGTGCTCAAAGACCGTACACGCGCTGAATTCATGGAAGAAGTGCGGGCAAAATTGGCCAATGTGTCGGGCGCAAACATTACCATTGGGCAACCGATTGGGCACCGCATCGACCACATGCTTTCCGGTACACGTGCCAACATTGCCATTAAAATTTTTGGCGCAGATCTGGCAAAACTGTTTTCGCTTTCCAATGAAATCAAAACTGCAATTTCCGCCATCGATGGCTTGGTAGATTTGAGTGTGGAACAGCAAATTGAAATTCCGCAGGTGCAAATCAAAGCAAAACGGGATTTACTCAACCATTACGGCATTTCTATTGGCGCTTTTAATGAATTTGTCGATGTGGCATTTGCGGGTGAAAAAGTATCCGAAATTTATGAAGGCAGCAAAAGTTTTGACCTGATCCTCCGCTTTGACGATGCCAATCGGGGCACGATCGAAAACATTCGCAATACCCTGATTGATGGCGCAGATGGACAAAAAATCCCTTTGCACTCCGTTGCTGAAATTGTCAGTACTTCAGGACCAAACACCATCAACCGGGAAAATGTACAACGCAAAACAGTCGTATCGGTGAATGTAGTTGGTCGGGATCAAAAGAGTGCTGTTGAAGAAATTCAAAAAGTAGTGGCCGAAAACATTCAATTGCCCGAAGGATACCGCATTGAGTATGGCGGTCAGTTCGAAGCTGAAGCCGAGGCCTCCAAAACCCTGATGTTCACTTCTCTACTCTCCCTTTTGGTGATTTTTTTGTTGCTGTTTCAGGAATTCAAAGACCTAAAAATGGCCTCCATCATCCTGTTGAATTTGCCATTGGCCTTGATTGGTGGGGTATTTAGCATTTGGGTCACCTCCGGGATTTTGAGCATTCCGGCGATCATTGGTTTCATCACCTTGTTTGGCGTAGCCACCCGCAACGGCATCTTGCTGGTATCGCGGTACCAAACCCTGCAAAATGAAGGCAAACCGCTTTATGAAACCGTGATCAGCGGGTCGATTGACCGATTGAGCCCCATTTTGATGACCGCGCTAACCGCAGGACTTGCCCTGATTCCGCTGGCCATTGCGGGCGATTTGCCCGGCAATGAAATCCAAAGTCCGATGGCCAAGGTGATTCTGGGTGGCTTGCTCACCTCTACCTTGCTCAATGTGTTCATTGTGCCCGTGGTCTATTTTCTCATCCATACCAAAAAGGAAGTACAATGA
- a CDS encoding TolC family protein, with protein MSRISILIQLLILLLVVNIQGQSNIENVLASIEKNNKTLGSQRQYWEAKKLEYKTGLTLPNPTVQGQYLIGSPATAGNQTDFFAVQPFDFPSVYKKRKALAQAQGALSGNKLAELRKDILLEAKLSCLELVYRQQLRQHLNRRRRSLEALQRDFETKLRQGEGNILNVNKVKLQLLETQQLERENTSAEVRLQTYLRELNGGSVVVFVDTLYPALPAEQSFEQLEQAAEIVDPLLKSLHEEQQIAQQQLGLSKSWRLPKFELGYHYQSILGQRFNGLHVGLSLPLWEHKYRREQQEAQVQFSDLQLLTHRNEHYHELKALYEEQRALQEMLQQYNTALSGIQSIALLDKALALGEISTAEYFLEWSLYQNAQLRQLETEWAFQQVIARLNKYRL; from the coding sequence ATGAGCCGCATAAGCATATTAATCCAACTGTTGATCTTGCTTCTGGTTGTGAATATCCAAGGGCAAAGCAACATCGAAAACGTTTTGGCTTCCATCGAAAAAAACAATAAAACGCTGGGTTCGCAGCGCCAATATTGGGAAGCAAAAAAGTTGGAATACAAAACCGGGCTGACCCTTCCCAATCCGACCGTTCAAGGTCAATACTTGATCGGCTCACCCGCCACGGCAGGCAACCAGACCGATTTTTTTGCGGTACAACCTTTTGATTTTCCTTCCGTCTACAAAAAGCGCAAAGCGCTGGCACAGGCACAAGGAGCTTTGAGTGGCAACAAATTGGCGGAGTTGCGGAAGGATATCCTGCTGGAAGCCAAGCTCAGTTGCCTGGAGTTGGTCTACCGCCAGCAATTGCGGCAGCACCTCAATCGTCGCCGTAGGAGTTTGGAAGCTTTGCAACGCGACTTTGAAACCAAACTAAGGCAGGGTGAAGGCAATATCCTGAACGTCAATAAGGTCAAATTGCAATTGCTGGAAACCCAGCAGCTGGAGCGCGAAAACACCAGTGCCGAAGTTCGTTTACAAACTTACCTGCGCGAACTGAATGGAGGCTCTGTAGTGGTTTTTGTAGATACCCTTTATCCTGCTTTGCCCGCCGAACAAAGTTTTGAGCAACTCGAACAAGCCGCTGAAATCGTTGATCCTCTGCTCAAATCTTTGCATGAGGAACAACAAATTGCGCAGCAGCAACTCGGCTTGAGCAAAAGCTGGAGGCTACCCAAATTTGAACTGGGCTACCACTATCAAAGCATTTTGGGGCAGCGCTTCAATGGCTTGCATGTGGGGCTGAGCTTACCCTTGTGGGAACACAAATACCGCAGGGAGCAGCAAGAAGCGCAGGTACAGTTCAGCGATTTGCAACTGTTGACCCACCGCAATGAGCACTACCATGAACTCAAAGCTTTGTACGAAGAGCAAAGGGCACTACAAGAAATGCTGCAACAATACAACACTGCCCTGAGCGGCATCCAAAGTATTGCCCTGCTGGATAAGGCTCTAGCTCTGGGCGAGATCAGCACTGCGGAGTATTTTTTGGAATGGAGTTTGTACCAAAATGCACAATTGCGGCAGTTGGAAACGGAGTGGGCGTTTCAACAGGTAATAGCGAGATTAAACAAATACCGATTATAG
- a CDS encoding O-acetylhomoserine aminocarboxypropyltransferase/cysteine synthase family protein gives MKFETLQLHAGQEVDPTTRSRAVPIYQTTSYTFRDSEHGAKLFGLQEFGNIYTRIMNPTSDVFEKRMAALEGGAMGLAVASGHAAQFIALNNIMQTGDNFVTSSNLYGGSHNQFKVSFKRLGVEARFAAGEAVADYERLIDGNTKALYCETIGNPSYSIPDFEGLAALAKKHDLPLIVDNTFGAAGYLCRPIEWGAAVVVESATKWIGGHGTSIGGVIVDAGNYNWGNGKFPQFTEPSEGYHGLVFWDVFGDKGPFGNIAFAIRCRVEGLRDWGPALSPFNSFLFLQGLETLSLRVDRTCENAQALAEWLEAHPKVEKVWYPGLKSHESHERAKKYLRNGFGGVLSFTLKGSKEKATQFVDSLQLISHLANVGDSKTLIILPSATTHSQLDAEEQLAAGVLPNQLRISLGIEHLDDIKADLEQAFAAL, from the coding sequence ATGAAATTTGAGACTTTGCAATTGCACGCTGGTCAAGAAGTAGATCCAACTACTCGTTCACGTGCAGTACCCATCTATCAGACCACTTCTTACACCTTTAGAGATTCCGAACACGGTGCCAAACTTTTTGGCTTGCAGGAATTTGGCAACATCTATACCCGGATCATGAACCCCACTTCCGATGTGTTCGAAAAACGCATGGCCGCACTGGAAGGTGGAGCAATGGGCTTGGCGGTGGCTTCTGGCCACGCAGCACAATTTATCGCCTTGAATAACATCATGCAAACTGGCGATAATTTTGTCACTTCTTCCAATTTGTACGGGGGTTCACACAACCAGTTCAAGGTATCCTTTAAACGCCTGGGAGTAGAAGCCCGTTTTGCTGCTGGCGAAGCGGTTGCCGATTATGAGCGCCTGATCGACGGCAATACCAAAGCGCTGTATTGCGAAACCATTGGCAACCCAAGTTACAGTATCCCTGACTTTGAGGGTTTGGCAGCCCTGGCCAAAAAACATGATTTGCCTTTGATTGTAGACAACACCTTCGGAGCGGCAGGCTATTTGTGCCGCCCCATCGAATGGGGTGCAGCTGTAGTAGTTGAATCCGCAACCAAGTGGATTGGCGGCCACGGAACCAGCATTGGCGGGGTGATTGTCGATGCGGGCAATTACAACTGGGGCAATGGCAAATTCCCCCAATTTACCGAACCATCCGAAGGTTATCATGGCCTGGTGTTTTGGGATGTTTTTGGCGATAAAGGTCCCTTTGGCAACATTGCTTTTGCCATTCGCTGCCGCGTTGAAGGTCTGCGCGATTGGGGACCGGCGCTCAGCCCATTTAATTCCTTCCTGTTTTTACAAGGTTTGGAAACGCTCTCTTTGCGGGTAGACCGCACTTGCGAAAATGCCCAAGCCCTGGCTGAATGGCTGGAAGCGCATCCCAAAGTGGAAAAAGTTTGGTATCCGGGCTTAAAGAGCCACGAAAGCCACGAACGGGCCAAAAAATACCTCCGCAATGGTTTTGGTGGTGTGCTGAGCTTTACCCTCAAGGGCAGCAAGGAAAAAGCCACCCAGTTTGTAGACTCCCTTCAATTGATCAGCCACCTGGCCAATGTCGGAGACTCTAAAACCTTGATTATTTTGCCTTCAGCTACTACCCACTCACAATTGGATGCGGAGGAACAATTGGCTGCTGGCGTATTGCCCAATCAATTGCGCATTTCACTGGGCATCGAACACCTTGATGACATTAAAGCGGATTTGGAACAGGCTTTTGCGGCATTGTAA
- a CDS encoding small multi-drug export protein, with the protein MSENLLEYISVLLSSSFKFLFGPLQGKAYGLPWLLTAALTAAGMMLSVVVFTYFGQYLKQRFFKTKRVFTPHNRRKVTLWRKYGIIGVALFTPLFLTPIGGTLVANAFGEKREKIFFWMSIFASVWGILITLMVYEAGDILQGWFHHPRLP; encoded by the coding sequence ATGTCCGAAAATTTGTTGGAGTACATATCAGTGCTCCTGTCTAGCTCTTTTAAATTCCTTTTTGGCCCGCTGCAAGGAAAGGCCTATGGCCTGCCCTGGCTACTGACTGCTGCACTCACTGCTGCCGGGATGATGCTTAGTGTGGTGGTGTTTACCTATTTTGGGCAATACCTCAAACAGCGATTTTTCAAAACCAAACGTGTATTCACTCCGCACAACCGCCGCAAGGTGACCTTGTGGCGCAAATACGGAATCATTGGTGTAGCCTTGTTCACACCCTTGTTCCTCACCCCAATTGGTGGGACTTTGGTGGCCAATGCTTTTGGGGAAAAACGGGAAAAAATCTTTTTCTGGATGTCAATTTTTGCAAGTGTTTGGGGAATTCTTATAACTTTGATGGTGTACGAAGCCGGAGACATCTTACAAGGTTGGTTCCATCACCCTCGACTACCTTAG
- a CDS encoding ABC transporter permease: MLSNYLKIAIRNLMKNKLFTGLNLMGLALGIAVALLLMVFVKDELSFDRYHTKIDRIYRGVVEVNFGDIKENWSTYPNIVGPTMKDEVAGIEEQMRMWEHNFGEPAFVHAGDKNFVQKNFCWADSSILKIFDVKLLDGDAKTALNGPNKVILSKSVAEKYFQDEDPIGLTIKIDNALTLDVTGVYADFPQNSTLDAEIIGSFPSMAWTVRDMSWSNASFETFFLLRPGADPKTIEQQFAKVYTKYVPKEDQWLKFGLQPMKEVHLQSANIGHSYSDRIGDPQQVRILIILAIIILIIACINYMNLATARSQQRYREVGITKTVGATRAQLARRFYLETAVLVLIALALGIGLLLAFLPLFNQLAGKQFGILDVLSPSVLMGLGLIGLIVTLVAGSYPALMLSSFNPKNLLQTAFRQKSSAGILRRSLVVVQFSASIILMICTALFFQQLNFIQQQNLGYKPEQVVAINMAAAETRDQINAFSNACKALGSVQEVTRAQTFPGESASGRSVSRSQNLKQTLPVQTNHANAEILDVLDIKLLAGKTIPIAEKTQDDTTVQVVVNKIITDFLGYTPEEAIGKKAINMFGYSRAEIVGVMDNFHFDNFHQPIGGYAFHNSLTEPRTYSLIKLNTSNLPASMRQIEETFNRVLPTSAFDYTFLDDHLNTLYRREQRTASVVLVFSCLAILIACLGLFGLAAFTAEQRTKEIGVRKVLGATIGSIVSLLSRDFLRLVMISVVIATPVAWYFMNGWLKEFAYRIDIQWWVFVVAGAVALLIAFLTVSMQSVRAAAANPVKSLRSE; encoded by the coding sequence ATGCTTTCGAACTACCTAAAAATAGCCATTCGCAACCTGATGAAGAACAAGCTTTTCACGGGCTTGAACCTGATGGGACTGGCGTTGGGCATAGCCGTTGCCCTCTTGTTGATGGTTTTTGTGAAAGATGAGCTGTCCTTCGACCGCTACCACACAAAAATTGACCGCATTTACCGGGGTGTGGTTGAAGTGAATTTTGGAGACATCAAGGAAAATTGGTCCACATATCCCAATATTGTTGGGCCAACCATGAAAGACGAAGTGGCTGGCATCGAAGAGCAAATGCGCATGTGGGAACACAATTTTGGCGAACCTGCGTTTGTCCATGCCGGGGATAAAAATTTTGTCCAGAAGAATTTCTGTTGGGCGGATTCTTCGATCCTGAAAATTTTCGATGTGAAGCTGTTGGATGGAGATGCCAAAACCGCCCTCAATGGCCCCAATAAAGTAATTTTGAGTAAAAGTGTCGCTGAAAAATACTTTCAAGACGAAGATCCAATCGGGTTAACCATTAAAATAGACAATGCCCTAACCCTGGATGTTACTGGAGTATATGCCGATTTTCCACAAAATTCTACGCTGGATGCCGAAATCATCGGCTCTTTTCCCAGCATGGCCTGGACGGTAAGAGACATGAGTTGGAGCAACGCCAGTTTTGAAACCTTCTTTTTGTTGCGCCCCGGCGCAGATCCCAAAACCATTGAACAACAGTTTGCCAAAGTTTATACCAAATACGTACCCAAAGAAGATCAGTGGCTGAAATTTGGACTACAACCCATGAAAGAGGTCCATTTGCAGTCGGCAAATATTGGGCATTCGTACAGCGACCGCATTGGTGATCCGCAGCAAGTACGCATCTTGATCATCCTGGCCATCATCATCCTGATCATTGCCTGCATCAATTACATGAACCTGGCCACAGCCCGCTCACAGCAACGCTACCGAGAGGTGGGCATCACCAAAACTGTTGGGGCCACCCGGGCACAATTGGCCCGGCGCTTTTACCTGGAAACAGCGGTATTGGTTCTCATTGCATTGGCGTTGGGCATTGGACTCTTGCTGGCGTTTTTGCCCCTGTTCAACCAACTGGCGGGCAAACAATTTGGGATACTGGATGTCCTCTCTCCCAGCGTATTGATGGGGTTGGGGTTAATTGGATTGATTGTTACGCTGGTAGCAGGTTCCTACCCGGCGTTGATGTTGTCTTCTTTCAATCCCAAAAATTTGCTCCAAACCGCGTTTCGTCAAAAATCATCGGCAGGAATTTTGCGCCGCTCCTTGGTGGTGGTTCAATTTTCCGCTTCGATCATTTTGATGATTTGTACCGCGCTTTTTTTCCAACAACTCAACTTTATCCAACAACAAAATTTGGGTTACAAACCCGAGCAAGTGGTGGCCATCAACATGGCCGCAGCCGAAACCCGAGATCAAATCAACGCTTTTAGCAATGCCTGCAAGGCACTGGGAAGCGTCCAGGAAGTAACCCGTGCGCAAACCTTCCCTGGGGAAAGCGCCAGCGGCAGGTCGGTTTCAAGGTCTCAAAACCTTAAACAAACGCTACCTGTCCAGACCAACCACGCCAATGCCGAAATATTGGATGTATTGGACATCAAACTACTGGCCGGAAAGACCATTCCTATTGCCGAAAAAACGCAGGATGACACTACTGTTCAGGTCGTTGTCAATAAAATTATTACCGACTTTTTGGGGTATACGCCGGAGGAAGCCATTGGCAAAAAAGCCATCAATATGTTTGGTTACAGTCGGGCGGAGATTGTGGGGGTTATGGACAATTTCCACTTTGACAACTTCCACCAACCCATCGGCGGATATGCGTTTCACAATTCTTTGACAGAGCCGCGGACCTACAGCCTGATCAAATTAAACACCAGCAATTTGCCAGCAAGTATGCGCCAAATTGAAGAAACGTTCAACCGCGTTTTGCCCACTTCGGCATTTGACTATACTTTCCTCGATGATCACCTCAACACCTTGTACCGCCGGGAGCAGCGTACTGCTTCGGTCGTATTGGTATTCTCCTGCCTGGCCATTCTAATTGCCTGTTTGGGCCTGTTTGGCCTGGCCGCCTTCACGGCCGAGCAACGCACCAAAGAGATTGGGGTGCGCAAGGTTTTGGGCGCCACGATTGGCAGCATCGTAAGTTTGCTTTCTCGCGATTTTCTGCGTCTGGTCATGATTTCAGTAGTAATCGCTACTCCTGTAGCCTGGTATTTTATGAACGGTTGGCTCAAAGAATTCGCTTACCGGATTGACATTCAGTGGTGGGTGTTTGTGGTAGCGGGAGCAGTGGCTTTGCTGATTGCATTCTTGACCGTGAGTATGCAGAGTGTACGGGCAGCGGCAGCGAATCCGGTAAAGTCTTTGCGGAGCGAGTAA